The Clostridia bacterium genome contains a region encoding:
- a CDS encoding CRISPR-associated RAMP protein has product MFRQAVNQCRVAVAIEPQGPVLIKSGAASVTGPDDAFVTTKYGAGPTGQPQVFMPGSSLKGVFRSHAERIARTLNPALACDPFSQTSCGRRLQSDAPPQAYRDSCPICRLFGSSAMRGRLAIRDAYLRPGTPAPTPETRDGVGIDRVTGGSSRGAKFDFQVITSGIFDTEIVVDNFETWQLGLLAYLLRDLADGIVQIGSGKSRGLGWVTGRVTSLEIHYFGTPAGWSPPELQKLWGIGAFAQGAERYGLDSDDWVELSSPLTMERRGIRWVGRIADAEGLYRFWDSLGPAWDGYVARKSA; this is encoded by the coding sequence ATGTTTAGGCAAGCCGTCAACCAATGTCGCGTAGCCGTAGCTATTGAACCGCAAGGGCCGGTGTTAATTAAATCGGGAGCGGCCAGCGTGACCGGCCCGGATGATGCTTTTGTGACCACCAAGTATGGCGCCGGGCCTACCGGCCAACCCCAAGTATTCATGCCCGGTTCTTCTCTCAAGGGGGTATTCCGGAGCCACGCCGAGCGGATAGCTCGTACCTTAAATCCAGCCTTGGCCTGCGACCCTTTTAGCCAGACTTCCTGTGGTAGAAGGCTGCAAAGCGACGCTCCTCCCCAGGCTTATCGAGATTCCTGTCCTATCTGTAGGCTGTTTGGTTCTAGTGCCATGCGCGGGCGCCTGGCTATCAGGGATGCCTATTTGCGACCAGGAACGCCGGCCCCTACCCCTGAGACTCGGGATGGAGTGGGCATAGACCGGGTTACTGGCGGCAGCTCCCGGGGAGCTAAGTTCGATTTTCAAGTCATCACCTCCGGTATTTTTGATACTGAAATCGTGGTGGATAATTTCGAAACCTGGCAGCTCGGGCTATTGGCCTATTTGCTGCGGGATTTGGCTGATGGCATAGTCCAGATTGGAAGCGGCAAGTCCCGGGGGTTAGGCTGGGTGACTGGGCGGGTAACATCGCTTGAAATCCACTACTTTGGTACCCCGGCTGGCTGGTCGCCACCCGAGCTACAGAAGCTCTGGGGCATCGGTGCTTTCGCCCAAGGGGCCGAGAGGTATGGCCTAGACTCCGATGATTGGGTGGAACTTTCCTCGCCGTTGACCATGGAGCGCCGCGGCATTCGGTGGGTGGGGCGGATTGCCGATGCAGAAGGGTTGTATCGTTTTTGGGATAGCTTGG
- a CDS encoding CRISPR-associated RAMP protein: MEAGLRERYVFKGVLVTTTGLHVGGGRDLNYTDSPVIKTMSGEPFIPGSSIKGAFRSTVERIAVTLGLRSCQIWGELDNQCPTANERTATIYREKQKNQAPEKELADFLQQHLCDTCKLFGSPFSRSKILFEDAPMLNPELGEVEVRDGVGIDRDSGRAATNIKFDYEVVPSLSRFDFRATLENPTSKDLFLVAVGLREMVSGYMRLGGLSSRGLGGISLQLESVKAVDFTKADELIAYLRTGKMRELDPESFLSQQISFLDMLTSGQQEVAREHV, from the coding sequence TTGGAAGCAGGGCTGAGAGAGCGCTATGTTTTCAAGGGAGTGCTGGTTACCACCACCGGGCTCCATGTGGGCGGTGGCCGGGACTTAAACTATACCGACTCGCCGGTGATAAAAACCATGAGCGGAGAGCCCTTTATTCCCGGATCTTCGATCAAAGGAGCTTTTCGCTCCACGGTGGAGCGCATAGCCGTTACCTTGGGCCTGAGAAGCTGTCAAATCTGGGGAGAGCTGGACAACCAATGCCCAACAGCAAACGAGCGTACAGCTACGATTTATCGAGAGAAGCAAAAAAATCAAGCGCCCGAAAAAGAACTGGCCGACTTTCTACAGCAGCACTTATGCGATACCTGTAAGCTTTTTGGCTCGCCTTTTTCCCGCTCAAAAATCCTTTTCGAAGACGCTCCCATGCTTAATCCCGAGCTAGGAGAGGTGGAAGTGAGGGATGGGGTAGGCATTGACCGCGATAGCGGCAGAGCCGCCACCAACATCAAATTTGATTACGAGGTAGTGCCTTCCCTGAGCCGCTTCGATTTTCGAGCTACCTTGGAAAATCCCACTTCCAAAGATCTGTTCCTGGTGGCCGTGGGATTGAGGGAAATGGTGAGCGGGTACATGCGGCTGGGCGGCCTTAGCTCCAGGGGCCTGGGCGGTATCTCCTTGCAGCTGGAGTCGGTTAAGGCAGTAGATTTCACCAAGGCAGATGAGCTAATTGCCTACTTACGAACTGGGAAGATGCGGGAACTAGATCCAGAATCGTTTCTTAGCCAACAAATCAGTTTCTTGGATATGCTTACTAGTGGCCAACAGGAGGTGGCAAGGGAGCATGTTTAG